A genomic segment from Drosophila miranda strain MSH22 chromosome 3, D.miranda_PacBio2.1, whole genome shotgun sequence encodes:
- the LOC108159001 gene encoding accessory gland protein Acp62F-like, translating into MHKLHWKYICLVCHLFRIVGSASPEEPEVDCTENGTLALCPSPCPETCEFLSETCTNECGGPCVCKEGYIIDGDLRICVLRSDCPVELKQTTIHLHYPVNIKYFGSYLIHNDSTDYKSWEVRIRTIRKPIGLNED; encoded by the coding sequence ATGCACAAGTTGCATTGGAAATATATTTGCCTGGTGTGCCACCTGTTCAGAATCGTGGGATCTGCCAGTCCTGAAGAACCGGAGGTAGATTGCACGGAGAATGGAACATTGGCCTTATGTCCCAGCCCCTGTCCGGAAACCTGTGAGTTTCTGAGTGAAACCTGCACGAACGAGTGCGGTGGACCTTGTGTGTGCAAGGAGGGTTACATTATCGACGGTGATCTCAGGATCTGTGTCCTAAGATCGGATTGTCCCGTGGAACTGAAGCAGACGACGATACACCTGCATTATCCCGTGAATATCAAATATTTCGGATCGTACTTAATCCATAACGATTCTACGGACTATAAAAGCTGGGAAGTGCGGATACGCACGATTCGAAAACCCATCGGATTGAATGAAGACTAG